From Clostridia bacterium, the proteins below share one genomic window:
- a CDS encoding YlmC/YmxH family sporulation protein has translation MQKLTELRCKEVINLRNGERLGFVGDLRIECKTGRIADIIVPTGSPLPFFKQDEYVIPWSAIEKIGEDAILVDFDCPPRPRKKRR, from the coding sequence ATGCAAAAGCTGACCGAGCTGCGCTGCAAGGAAGTGATAAACCTGCGCAACGGCGAGCGTCTCGGCTTCGTCGGCGACCTGCGGATCGAGTGCAAGACCGGCAGGATCGCGGACATTATCGTGCCGACCGGCTCGCCCCTGCCCTTCTTCAAGCAGGACGAATACGTCATCCCCTGGAGCGCGATAGAGAAGATCGGCGAGGACGCGATCCTCGTCGACTTCGACTGCCCGCCCCGCCCGCGGAAAAAGCGCCGGTAA